One window of Paroedura picta isolate Pp20150507F chromosome 2, Ppicta_v3.0, whole genome shotgun sequence genomic DNA carries:
- the XRCC3 gene encoding DNA repair protein XRCC3 isoform X1, translating to MWLSPFQQMDWDQLDMNPRVIAAIKKANLRSIKEVLNLSGADLQRLTKLSSTDIQHLIKTVSGALRKNSAFTALQLFQDENLRASQRRKLSLGCPVLDDFLRGGIPLMGLTEIAGESSAGKTQIGLQLCLSVQYPYEHGGLESGAVYVCTEDVFPHKRLQQLIEGQSQLRADVPHDVVQKIRFGNGIFVEHAADIETFHECIAKKISALLARGMVRLVVIDSIAALFRCEFAAKDSVLKAKYLQTFGAKLHQLSSVFRTPVVCINQVTDMMGEGPYGDCSNPCSTGKRVVPALGITWSNQLLMRLMVSRTGRQVQAAGEVSYGSTLRTMRVIFAPHLPQSACYYTVNSEGVKGRGAETPT from the exons ATGTGGCTCAGCCCCTTTCAGCAAATGGACTGGGATCAGCTCGACATGAATCCTAGAGTCATTGCAGCTATCAAAAAAG CTAACCTAAGATCCATCAAAGAAGTTCTGAATCTTTCAGGGGCAGATTTGCAAAGGCTGACCAAATTGTCTAGTACGGACATACAGCACCTGATAAAAACCGTTTCTGGTGCACTGAGAAAGAATTCAGCCTTTACAG CACTTCAGCTGTTCCAAGATGAAAACCTCAGAGCTTCTCAACGTCGGAAGCTAAGCTTGGGCTGCCCCGTCCTAGATGATTTCCTAAGAGGTGGCATTCCTCTGATGGGGCTTACCGAAATTGCTGGCGAGAGCTCGGCTGGGAAGACACAAATCGGTTTGCAGCTCTGCCTTTCTGTGCAATATCCCTATGAACATGGTGGACTAGAATCTG GTGCTGTTTACGTTTGCACGGAAGATGTTTTCCCCCATAAGCGGCTCCAGCAGCTGATCGAAGGCCAGTCCCAGCTGAGGGCCGACGTTCCGCACGACGTGGTGCAGAAGATAAGATTTGGCAATGGCATCTTTGTCGAACACGCGGCTGACATC GAGACGTTCCACGAGTGCATCGCAAAGAAGATTAGCGCGCTGCTTGCGCGAGGCATGGTGCGCCTGGTCGTCATCGATTCCATTGCAGCCTTGTTCCGATGTGAGTTTGCTGCTAAGGATTCTGTGCTCAAAGCCAAGTACTTGCAGACGTTCGGAGCAAAACTTCACCAATTAAGCAGTGTGTTCCGGACCCCAGTGGTGTGTATTAATCAG gtaACGGATATGATGGGCGAGGGCCCCTATGGCGACTGCAGCAATCCTTG CTCTACGGGCAAGAGAGTTGTTCCGGCCCTTGGAATCACCTGGTCCAACCAACTGCTGATGAGATTGATGGTCAGCCGCACAGGCCGTCAAGTGCAAGCTGCTGGAGAAGTGTCCTACGGGAGCACGTTACGGACAATGAGGGTGATTTTCGCACCCCACCTGCCCCAGTCTGCCTGCTATTACACAGTGAACTCGGAAGGAGTGAAAGGAAGGGGGGCGGAGACTCCGACGTGA
- the XRCC3 gene encoding DNA repair protein XRCC3 isoform X2 has product MWLSPFQQMDWDQLDMNPRVIAAIKKGADLQRLTKLSSTDIQHLIKTVSGALRKNSAFTALQLFQDENLRASQRRKLSLGCPVLDDFLRGGIPLMGLTEIAGESSAGKTQIGLQLCLSVQYPYEHGGLESGAVYVCTEDVFPHKRLQQLIEGQSQLRADVPHDVVQKIRFGNGIFVEHAADIETFHECIAKKISALLARGMVRLVVIDSIAALFRCEFAAKDSVLKAKYLQTFGAKLHQLSSVFRTPVVCINQVTDMMGEGPYGDCSNPCSTGKRVVPALGITWSNQLLMRLMVSRTGRQVQAAGEVSYGSTLRTMRVIFAPHLPQSACYYTVNSEGVKGRGAETPT; this is encoded by the exons ATGTGGCTCAGCCCCTTTCAGCAAATGGACTGGGATCAGCTCGACATGAATCCTAGAGTCATTGCAGCTATCAAAAAAG GGGCAGATTTGCAAAGGCTGACCAAATTGTCTAGTACGGACATACAGCACCTGATAAAAACCGTTTCTGGTGCACTGAGAAAGAATTCAGCCTTTACAG CACTTCAGCTGTTCCAAGATGAAAACCTCAGAGCTTCTCAACGTCGGAAGCTAAGCTTGGGCTGCCCCGTCCTAGATGATTTCCTAAGAGGTGGCATTCCTCTGATGGGGCTTACCGAAATTGCTGGCGAGAGCTCGGCTGGGAAGACACAAATCGGTTTGCAGCTCTGCCTTTCTGTGCAATATCCCTATGAACATGGTGGACTAGAATCTG GTGCTGTTTACGTTTGCACGGAAGATGTTTTCCCCCATAAGCGGCTCCAGCAGCTGATCGAAGGCCAGTCCCAGCTGAGGGCCGACGTTCCGCACGACGTGGTGCAGAAGATAAGATTTGGCAATGGCATCTTTGTCGAACACGCGGCTGACATC GAGACGTTCCACGAGTGCATCGCAAAGAAGATTAGCGCGCTGCTTGCGCGAGGCATGGTGCGCCTGGTCGTCATCGATTCCATTGCAGCCTTGTTCCGATGTGAGTTTGCTGCTAAGGATTCTGTGCTCAAAGCCAAGTACTTGCAGACGTTCGGAGCAAAACTTCACCAATTAAGCAGTGTGTTCCGGACCCCAGTGGTGTGTATTAATCAG gtaACGGATATGATGGGCGAGGGCCCCTATGGCGACTGCAGCAATCCTTG CTCTACGGGCAAGAGAGTTGTTCCGGCCCTTGGAATCACCTGGTCCAACCAACTGCTGATGAGATTGATGGTCAGCCGCACAGGCCGTCAAGTGCAAGCTGCTGGAGAAGTGTCCTACGGGAGCACGTTACGGACAATGAGGGTGATTTTCGCACCCCACCTGCCCCAGTCTGCCTGCTATTACACAGTGAACTCGGAAGGAGTGAAAGGAAGGGGGGCGGAGACTCCGACGTGA